From a region of the Cryptosporangium phraense genome:
- a CDS encoding SDR family NAD(P)-dependent oxidoreductase, with the protein MPDLDGKVILLVGASAGIGAEAARVLAADGAALMLVARSEEPLAELTARLEKEGHDVAYTTGDVSVADDVRRFVDATVDRFGRLDGAFNNAAMTQAGRLDAVTEEDFDRIMAVNVKGTWLCLREEVRAMRDHGSIVNVSSIGGLRGSSGMGAYQASKHAVIGLTRTAAHDFGPLGIRVNVLAPGPTESPMLDATRRAIPGGVEARIAATPLRKAGTGSEVGAVASFLLSDRSSHLSGVILPVDGGFVA; encoded by the coding sequence ATGCCTGACCTCGACGGGAAAGTGATCCTGCTGGTCGGGGCCAGCGCCGGGATCGGGGCCGAGGCGGCCCGCGTGCTCGCCGCCGACGGGGCCGCGTTGATGCTGGTCGCGCGGTCCGAGGAGCCGCTGGCCGAGCTGACCGCCAGGCTCGAGAAAGAGGGCCACGACGTGGCCTACACGACCGGCGACGTATCGGTCGCCGACGACGTACGCCGGTTCGTGGACGCGACCGTCGACCGCTTCGGCCGCCTCGACGGCGCGTTCAACAACGCGGCGATGACGCAGGCCGGGCGCCTCGACGCGGTGACCGAGGAGGACTTCGACCGGATCATGGCGGTCAACGTCAAGGGCACCTGGCTCTGTCTCCGCGAGGAGGTGCGGGCAATGCGCGACCACGGCTCGATCGTGAACGTGAGCAGCATCGGCGGCCTGCGCGGCAGCTCCGGCATGGGCGCGTACCAGGCGTCGAAACACGCGGTCATCGGCCTGACCCGTACGGCCGCGCACGACTTCGGGCCGCTCGGCATCCGGGTCAACGTCCTCGCGCCCGGCCCGACCGAGTCCCCGATGCTCGACGCGACCCGGCGCGCGATCCCCGGCGGGGTCGAGGCCCGAATCGCGGCCACCCCGCTGCGGAAGGCCGGGACCGGGTCCGAGGTCGGCGCGGTGGCGTCGTTCCTGCTCAGCGACCGTTCGTCGCACCTGTCCGGCGTGATCCTGCCGGTGGATGGGGGTTTCGTTGCCTGA
- a CDS encoding HpcH/HpaI aldolase family protein — protein sequence MMTLPDGALGTWVKIPAMEVVELAALAGFDFVVIDLEHSPISVETASRLIGTGRHTGVAPIVRVPQVDGLVARLLDAGAAGIMVPHVDTVAQARAAVDAVRFPPLGARGVGSTSRAGAWGAMSRDDYLRQDVVLIAQIESAEGVRNAEKIAATEGVDALLVGAADLAVSEGRDDIDDLIAEVVAAAGAAGKPVGNAGGATAEAARAAFAAGFTFTLLSNDATLLGSALRAAVDSGRRAHA from the coding sequence ATGATGACGCTCCCCGACGGCGCACTCGGTACCTGGGTCAAGATCCCGGCGATGGAGGTCGTGGAACTGGCCGCGCTGGCCGGCTTCGACTTCGTCGTCATCGACCTCGAGCACTCGCCGATCAGCGTCGAGACCGCGTCCCGGCTGATCGGCACCGGCCGGCACACCGGGGTCGCCCCGATCGTCCGGGTGCCGCAGGTCGACGGCCTGGTCGCCCGGCTGCTCGACGCCGGCGCGGCCGGGATCATGGTGCCGCACGTCGACACGGTGGCGCAGGCCCGGGCCGCGGTCGACGCGGTGCGGTTCCCGCCGCTGGGCGCCCGCGGCGTCGGCTCCACGAGCCGCGCCGGCGCCTGGGGCGCGATGTCTCGCGACGACTACCTGCGGCAGGACGTCGTCCTGATCGCCCAGATCGAGAGCGCCGAAGGCGTCCGCAATGCCGAGAAGATCGCCGCGACGGAGGGAGTGGATGCGCTCCTGGTCGGCGCAGCCGACCTGGCCGTGAGCGAGGGCCGGGACGACATCGACGACCTGATCGCCGAGGTCGTGGCGGCGGCCGGGGCCGCGGGCAAGCCGGTCGGCAACGCCGGCGGAGCGACGGCGGAGGCGGCCAGGGCCGCGTTCGCCGCCGGCTTCACGTTCACCCTGCTCAGCAACGACGCGACCCTGCTCGGCAGCGCGCTCAGGGCGGCCGTCGACTCCGGACGGAGAGCCCATGCCTGA